Part of the Bubalus bubalis isolate 160015118507 breed Murrah chromosome 9, NDDB_SH_1, whole genome shotgun sequence genome is shown below.
CTGTGACCCCCTTCCAGGTGGCCAGCTGGCCTGTCCTCCTATTTCCTCCCTGGAGCTGAGACTCAGTCTCCCATACAGAACCTAGACACCTGCCTCCCTCTACCTGGTATTTAATCGAGTATTTTCACAGCACTGGCTTCTAGTGATTTCCTGGGTCAAGGGGCACAGTCAGTGTTGTCTTTCCTCTGTCAACCTCAACAGACCCAGATCTGAGGTTCTGCCCATTcaataagcttttaattttttacatcaGAATATACAGCCTAGAAACCTTTGGGACCTTGGCCAGCCGAGGAGGTTCCACGGACGGAGTTCCAGGGCCAGCAGGGGCTAAGGCACAGTGGTGGGGGTGAAGGTAGTCGATCACAGGTACACCGGCTGCTCCTGGCCTGTGAGCAGGCGGTAGGTGGCGGCGGGCATGGTCTTGATGTGGACCTGGGGGTGGAGCGGAGGCCGAGGCTGGGGTTGGGCTCCTCCCACTAGACCATGCCCACAACTGGCTCCTCCCACAAGACCCCGCCCACCTCAATGTGGGCCTCTGTGAGCAGCTCGATGATGCGAGCGTGGGGTGTGGCCACCACACTGTGCCCATTGATTTCAATGATGCGGTGCCCGACGCGGACGCCCCCACGCTCAGCGATGCCACCCCGAAGGAGGCTGCAGATCTGGGGGGAGAGGAAGGGCCATGCTGCTCAGGGGGCCAGGGTTGGGGccgccccacccccttccccggtccctgggctgggagctcACGATGCCGTCCTCCACGCAAAAGCCCAGCTGCTCACGGACGTGCGGCCGGCGGATGATGGCCGTGGTGACCGGAGGGCAGTGGACGATGCTGAGGGTCACCAGCGTCTGCGACTTCACTTCCTGTGCAGGACGGGGGCTGTTGGCCTGGCTGGACCTCCGCAGAGGGGGCGTGGGTGGGGTGCTGCTAGACTTCTAGTCAAACTGCAacctcctgggcctcagtttatccACTCATAAAATGGAAGCTGTAGATTCTACAAGACCTCTTGAGAAGTGGTTAAGAACCCAGACCAGAGCTGGGCGGCCTAATAGTCAGAGCTCCATCACCTCTCATCGCCCGGGGCTTCAGTTATGGTCAGAAGTGAGGTTCTAGCAGTGCCCACAGGGTTACAGACAGTAACATGGCATGGACCATGTCAGTCCTGCCCTTCTGGCCTGGCCAGGTCCCTCCCCATCTCTGGGCCTAGGTTGCCCCGTCTGGGCAACAAGGGTCAAGACTCAAGAACACCCTTGCTGCCTTGTGGCAGAGTCAAGGCTCTCTGCATTCCATCCTGCTCTGGCACCAGCAGGGTGATCCTGGGcttctcctctctgagcctcggtttccttaaGTGCCTGGGAGCCACATGGCGGGGCAGAGTGGGCCTCGCAGGCCCTCCACCCTGGAGCACTCACCCGGACAGCGGCCTGACAGGCGGCCAGGGGCAGCCCTACCAGGCTGGTCCCGTTGATGGCAGTGATGCGGTCGCCAATGCTGAGGGCCCCTGAGCGCTCAGCAGGGCCCCCGTGCAGCAGGTTGGCAATGACGGCGGTGGGTAGCAGGGAGCCCCAGCCCGACTCCACCAGGGCCACACCCAGGCCCTCGCCCCGGCGTTTCTCGATGAACACCTGCGGGGCCACGGGTGGCAATTCAAGGAAGCTTAGAAGAGGTGAGAGgaacggggtgggggggggttctTCAGGTCCACTCGGTGGGCTGGGATGGGGGGCCCTGGTTGCTCACCTCTCTGCAGTTTTCGCTGTTGGAGAAGTGGTCGAGGTCCCCATTGTGGAGGTGGCCGGGACCCATGGCCCCTTGGCTCTGCTCGGTGCCCACCTGGCTGGGGTCGATCCCGCTTTCCCGGAGGAACTGACTGTAGGCCACGGCAAAGGCCTGGCCGATGGCCTGAGCAATGAGCTGGGCCTGTGGGGTGGGCGGCACCTTTCTGGGGGTCCCGCCTACCTCCTTCAGGTCCCCCACCAACACACTGATATTCCCAGAGCTGGCCTTTGTACCCCCAAGTGGGACTTCCCCCCAAGCCTCTGCCTGAGAAtctaggggaggggaagggagacaggcctggggaggggagggcttgTGGAGGCGGCTGCCAGTCTCAGTGTCTTACAGGAAGGCCGGGGATACATGGTTTGGGGCCCAGAGCAGGGTGGGGATGGAAGAACACAAGGGTGACAGGGTGGCTGGGTGGGGCTCTGGTGGAGGGCAGGGGCCCAAGCAGCGCCCCCTCGCCCCCAGGACACCCAGAGCCCGCTGCTCACGTCCTCTGACTGGAAAACATGGCAGATCATCTTATAGAGGCGGCGGCTGTGGGGCTGGGCTGCTGGCCTGTGGGTCAGGCGCCGCCGGGCCATGAGAACCAGTGTGCTGCCGATGTCAGCGATGTACGAGATGGTCTGCAGGGCGTGGTCCATCATGGCCTCCTGGCGGGAGTGGGGAGActgagctgggtgggctacaggaGCCTTGCTTGGCCCTGCCATTGGTGGAGCCCCCCACGCCCCAGAGACCAGGCCCGACCCAGTACCTGGGAGTCAGTCATCAGGACCTTGACCCTCTTGGTGGAGACAAACAGGTCCACCTCCGTCATGGGCTGAGACTCCCCATCAGGGGCctgtggggagcagggtggggcaTGGAGACCTCCAAAGACCCAGACTCTGACCCACCAGGCTCAGGGGGTCTCGGAGGAGCCTGCCTGCCAGCCCATCCACCTGCCAGCCCAGGGCTTCACCTTGACACGGTCCATAGCCTCCTGGGCCTGCGCCATGCGCGTGCTGGGGGGTGGGTTCCGCTCGGACACCAGCTGGGTGGAGCCCAGGTACTTGGCCCCAAATATGACACCGTCTAGGAGGTCTTCATGGTCGCAGGGGCCAGATACTGAGGGTGACAGCAGAGGTGGGTCAGCCCCCTAGAACCCCCGCCAGCCTCATCCACCCCTATGGGCTCTTCCCAGAGTCCTGGATGGTCTGCTCTGCGGCTCAGCACCTGGAGCCACACAGGTCCACCCACTCTCGGGTCCCAGAGCCATTCCATCAGCCAGAGCCATGGACCAGAAGCTTGACCCTCATAGATGGAGAGCCCTCCGTCCATCTAGAGCCTGGTCTGCCCAGGGCGCAAGGACTCCCAGGCAGAGCACGCAGTTTCAGAAGCAGGCTGTGGGTCTAGAACCATGGCCAGACCCAAAAACATCTCTAGTGCCCACAGAAGCCTCCACCCTGTGTTTCTGGAATTCCAGGAATCAGGCTAGAACCAGACAGCCTCACTCTTATTTCTAAGACATGTGACATTCTAGAACCATGGTCAACTCTGCTAGGTAGTTCAGGAATCCTGATCAATCTAGAAACAATTAGGTATGCCCACTGTTGTAGAATTCTCTCCAATCAGCCTAGGACCATAGACAGCTCAACTCCATGGTCATAGAACTG
Proteins encoded:
- the APBA3 gene encoding amyloid-beta A4 precursor protein-binding family A member 3, whose protein sequence is MEFLTASQPPPGPPAMDLEEPRDTLLPSQDLTRDCQWDPTPGGSSSLSQMELDGLNIQDLVQQFEALPGDLVGLSPDGPPCPLHIATGHGLAPQDMVDAHGLLSAEADREDLLNLLQQDEGPPSLPGSQKPPPDPAPRLLQPPEDPEEDTGPQEWTEGASAEQDEDRSSNSSPEPWLETSPLVTPEEPPASVQRPKTLASYPALQEVSGPCDHEDLLDGVIFGAKYLGSTQLVSERNPPPSTRMAQAQEAMDRVKAPDGESQPMTEVDLFVSTKRVKVLMTDSQEAMMDHALQTISYIADIGSTLVLMARRRLTHRPAAQPHSRRLYKMICHVFQSEDAQLIAQAIGQAFAVAYSQFLRESGIDPSQVGTEQSQGAMGPGHLHNGDLDHFSNSENCREVFIEKRRGEGLGVALVESGWGSLLPTAVIANLLHGGPAERSGALSIGDRITAINGTSLVGLPLAACQAAVREVKSQTLVTLSIVHCPPVTTAIIRRPHVREQLGFCVEDGIICSLLRGGIAERGGVRVGHRIIEINGHSVVATPHARIIELLTEAHIEVHIKTMPAATYRLLTGQEQPVYL